A genomic region of Paramormyrops kingsleyae isolate MSU_618 chromosome 19, PKINGS_0.4, whole genome shotgun sequence contains the following coding sequences:
- the LOC111851194 gene encoding serine/threonine-protein kinase D3 isoform X2, whose product MYDKILLFRHDLNSENILQRLTSAEDIHEGDLIEVVLSALATVEDFKIRPHALYVHSYKAPAFCDDCGEMLWGLVRQGLKCEGCGLNYHKRCAFKIPNNCSGVRKRRLSNASLPGPLLSVPRSTPVDYTGSAPEERSQQEAGKRIPSWSGRPIWMEKMVLGRVKVPHTFVVHSYTRPTICQYCKRLLKGLFRQGIQCKDCKFNCHKRCAPKVPRNCLGEVVFNGEPVSPGPESEMAMEVDSSDSTSNGPRGLDDSEEPSTPDDKIFFIDPSFLEGDRDEETIKAISPSSSTNIPLMRVVQSIKHTKRRSSTVVCEGWMVHYTSRDNLRKRHYWRLDSKCLTLFQNDTSSKFYKEIPLSEILRVDAAQDFSSLAQSGNPHCFQIITDGIVYYVGENSRSGPLNPALAAAGVGLEVAQGWERAIRQALMPVTPQPSDSAASGLDRDRRKLSISISVSRSEVKENVDISSVYQIFADEVLGSGQFGIVYGGKHRKTGRDVAIKVIDKMRFPTKQESQLRNEVAILQNLHHPGIVNLECMFETPERVFVVMEKLHGDMLEMILSSEKSKLPERLTKFLVTQILVALRHLHFKNIVHCDLKPENVLLASAEPFPQVKLCDFGFARIIGEKSFRRSVVGTPAYLAPEVLRSKGYNRSLDMWSVGVIIYVSLSGTFPFNEDEDINEQIQNAAFMYPSTPWKEISIEATDLINNLLQVKMRKRYSVDKSLSHPWLQDYQTWLDLREFETRRGERYITHESDDARWEKYANEHNLAYPKNFIMAPNLEDMEEDP is encoded by the exons ATGTATGACAAGATCCTGCTCTTCCGCCATGACCTGAACTCTGAGAACATTCTGCAGCGCCTGACGTCAGCTGAGGACATCCACGAGGGGGATCTCATTGAGGTCGTCCTTTCCG CTCTAGCTACTGTTGAAGATTTCAAGATCCGCCCCCATGCCCTATACGTCCACTCCTATAAGGCGCCCGCCTTCTGCGACGACTGTGGTGAGATGCTGTGGGGTCTTGTCCGGCAGGGCCTCAAGTGTGAGG GATGTGGGCTGAACTACCACAAACGCTGTGCCTTTAAGATCCCCAACAACTGTAGCGGGGTCCGGAAGAGGCGCCTGTCCAACGCGTCGCTGCCCGGGCCCCTGCTCTCTGTGCCCCGCTCAACCCCAGTGGACTACACTGGCTCAGCTCCTGAGGAG CGGTCCCAGCAGGAGGCGGGGAAGCGCATCCCATCATGGAGCGGCCGGCCCATCTGGATGGAAAAGATGGTGCTGGGTCGGGTCAAGGTGCCCCACACCTTTGTGGTGCACTCATACACACGGCCAACCATCTGTCAGTACTGCAAGAGGCTGCTCAAGGGCCTCTTCCGCCAGGGCATACAGTGCAAAG ATTGTAAATTTAATTGCCACAAACGATGTGCACCAAAGGTACCGAGAAACTGTCTGGGTGAAGTGGTCTTTAATGGAG AGCCGGTCAGCCCGGGCCCAGAGTCTGAGATGGCCATGGAGGTGGACAGCAGCGACTCCACCAGCAACGGGCCCCGAGGCCTTGACGACAGCGAGGAGCCCTCCACCCCTgatgataaaatatttttcattgaTCCGTCTTTCCTGGAGGGAGACAGGGACGAGGAGACGATCAAGGCCATCAG CCCCTCCTCCAGCACTAACATCCCCCTAATGCGGGTGGTGCAGTCCATCAAGCATACCAAGAGGCGGAGCTCCACCGTAGTGTGTGAGGGCTGGATGGTGCACTACACTAGCCGAGATAACCTG AGGAAGAGGCATTACTGGAGACTGGACAGCAAGTGTCTGACTCTGTTTCAGAACGACACCAGTTCCAAGTTTTACAAG GAGATCCCCCTATCGGAGATCCTACGGGTAGATGCTGCTCAGGACTTCAGCAGCCTCGCCCAGAGTGGCAACCCGCATTGCTTTCAGATCATCACCGATGGCATAGTGTACTACGTGGGGGAGAACAGCCGCAGTGGCCCCCTCAACCCCGCCTTGGCTGCCGCGGGGGTGGGCCTGGAGGTGGCCCAGGGCTGGGAGAGGGCTATCCGGCAGGCGCTTATGCCTGTGACGCCGCAACCCAGTGACAGTGCAGCCTCTGGACTGGACAGAGACCGCA GAAAGCTCTCCATCAGCATATCTGTATCCAGATCTGAAGTGAAGGAGAATGTG GATATCAGCTCTGTCTATCAGATCTTTGCTGATGAAGTGCTGGGGTCCGGTCAGTTTGGAATTGTATATGGAG GCAAACACAGGAAAACTGGACGAGATGTTGCCATCAAAGTGATCGATAAAATGAGGTTCCCCACCAAGCAGGAGAGCCAGCTGCGGAATGAGGTGGCCATTTTACAG AACCTCCATCACCCTGGGATTGTGAACTTGGAATGCATGTTTGAGACACCTGAACGGGTTTTTGTTGTCATGGAGAAACTCCACGGTGACATGCTTGAGATGATTCTCTCGAGTGAGAAGAGCAAGCTCCCAGAACGCCTCACCAAATTCCTGGTCACCCAG ATCCTTGTAGCTCTGAGGCACCTACACTTTAAGAACATTGTCCACTGTGACCTGAAACCTGAAAATGTCCTTCTGGCTTCGGCTGAACCCTTCCCACAG GTGAAGCTGTGTGACTTCGGCTTTGCACGCATCATCGGGGAGAAGTCGTTTCGCCGCTCTGTGGTCGGCACACCTGCCTATTTGGCTCCCGAGGTCCTGCGTAGCAAAGGGTATAACCGCTCGCTGGACATGTGGTCAGTGGGCGTCATCATCTACGTCAGTCTGAGCGGCACCTTCCCCTTCAATGAGGATGAGGACATCAACGAGCAGATCCAGAATGCCGCCTTCATGTACCCTTCAACACCATGGAAGGAGATCTCTATAGAAG CCACAGATCTGATCAACAACCTCCTGCAAGTAAAAATGAGGAAACGATACAGCGTGGACAAGTCCCTCAGCCACCCTTGGCTACAG GACTATCAAACATGGCTGGACCTCCGAGAATTTGAGACACGGCGGGGAGAGCGATACATCACCCATGAGAGTGATGATGCCCGCTGGGAGAAGTATGCTAACGAGCACAACCTGGCCTACCCCAAGAACTTCATTATGGCACCCAACTTAGAAGACATGGAGGAGGACCCCTAG